The following proteins come from a genomic window of Caloenas nicobarica isolate bCalNic1 chromosome 6, bCalNic1.hap1, whole genome shotgun sequence:
- the PTPRN gene encoding receptor-type tyrosine-protein phosphatase-like N, with amino-acid sequence MGRRLLRALLCLLLLACRGLLRDGSASATATAAHGCLFDRRLCSPQEVCVQDGLFGQCQVGSVQDRPYFQVTSPVLQRLQDVLRHLMAQGLSWQDSITQYVISQEMERIPRLHPPPTLELAARDRFLPLRSSPRRAPLPVDPGLPAAQHLGQPPPLLPSPLVQRYLENLLLPPTSQLGYEEALLNPYSYHKFGYQDGTHQLPGSSARQSPETSSLLGRVPAQTLFGASPVPSYGRQPGTDGGHLFQDLGMLSLPREKAGRPDPASARLQHSLQLPSDYRNLEEREQPAPLAAQSPSAQTDAALKRLASLLASYGLGLPELSPQQLRSLSTLLQLLQSSGIAGPEVPTVKRLGLQQGGAGGGAMPQVTEGDMLHGEKPVLPSSTVPPPKIPASSSPGDGLRGRAVSSPAPRVEAQRGHGGDMLSPGKPIVVQKKSYTEAKDGGVQQGTQPPDEYGYIITDQKPLGLAAGVRLLELLAKRLHLSTAIFINISVVGSALTFRIRQNPQNLSLADVANQAEHIKAELEAELGLKIVQTGVGERNEAAAYSRPSHFRDGFHSVLLTFIALACVAGIAIAAAAAFCLRRHAKQREKERLAALGPEGAADTTFEYQELCRQHMAAKSLFGRAEAPAAPAETSRVSSVSSQFSDAPQPSPSSHSSTPSWCEEPVQSNMDISTGHMILAYMEDHLRNRDRLAKEWQALCAYQAEPSVCSIAQSEANLKKNRNPDYVPYDHVRIKLKAESNPSRSDFINASPIIEHDPRMPAYIATQGPLSHTIADFWQMVWEHGCTVIVMLSPLAEDSVKQCDRYWPDEGSSLYHIYEVNLVSEHIWCEDFLVRSFYLKNVQSQETRTLTQFHFLSWPAEGIPTTTRPLLDFRRKVNKCYRGRSCPIIVHCSDGAGRTGTYILVDMVLNRMAKGVKEIDIAATLEHIRDQRPGMVQTKDQFEFALTAVAEEVNAILKALPQ; translated from the exons ATGGGGCGGCGGCTGCTCCGGGcgctcctctgcctcctcctcctggcctGCCGCGGGCTGCTGCGGGATGGCAGCGCCTCCGCTACCGCCACCGCCGCGCACG gCTGCCTGTTTGACCGAAGACTGTGCTCCCCCCAGGAGGTGTGCGTGCAGG ATGGACTGTTTGGGCAGTGCCAGGTGGGCTCCGTGCAGGACAGACCCTACTTCCAAGTCACCTCTCCCGTGCTCCAGCGCCTGCAGGATGTCTTGCGGCATCTCATGGCACAAG GGCTCTCGTGGCAGGACAGCATCACCCAGTATGTGATCTCGCAGGAGATGGAGCGCATCCCCCGCCTCCACCCACCTCCCACGCTGGAGCTGGCGGCCAGGGACAG GTTCTTGCCCCTACGCAGCTCCCCCCGACGAGCCCCACTCCCCGTGGACCCCGGCCTGCCAGCGGCTCAGCATCTGGGGCAGCCCCCACCactgctgccctctcccctgGTGCAGCGGTACCTGGAGAacctcctgctgccccccacATCCCAGCTGGGTTACGAGGAGGCTCTGCTCAACCCCTACTCCTACCACAAG TTCGGCTACCAGGATGGCACTCACCAGCTCCCCGGCAGCTCAGCCAGACAGAGCCCTGAGACATCCTCGCTGCTGGGCCGGGTCCCTGCTCAGACCCTTTTTGGGGCCAGTCCTGTGCCCTCCTATGGCAGACAGCCAGGAACGGATGGGGGGCATCTCTTCCAAGACTTGGGCATGCTTTCCCTGCCCAGAGAGAAAGCCGGCCGCCCAGATCCTGCCAGTGCCAGGCTCCAGCACAGCTTGCAGCTCCCCAGTGACTACAGGAACTTGGAGGAGAGGGAGCAGCCAGCACCCCTGGCTGCCCAGTCACCCTCTGCACAGACGG ATGCTGCCCTGAAGAGACTAGCCTCCCTCCTGGCCAGCTATGGCCTGGGCCTGCCGGAGCTGAGCCCCCAGCAGCTGAGGAGCCTCTCcactctcctccagctgctccagagcTCTG GTATCGCTGGCCCTGAAGTGCCCACAGTGAAACGATTGGGTTTGCAGCAGGGCGGCGCTGGAGGAGGTGCCATGCCACAG GTGACCGAGGGGGACATGCTGCACGGAGAGAAGCCAGTGCTGCCTTCCTCCACAGTtccaccccccaaaatcccagccagcagctccccaggggaTGGGCTGAGGGGCAGGGCAGTGTCCTCGCCAGCCCCTCGGGTGGaggcacagaggggacacggtggggacaTGCTCAGCCCTGGGAAGCCGATTGTGGTGCAGAAGAAGAGCTACACCGAGGCAAAGGATggtggggtgcagcagggcaCGCAGCCACCAGACGAGTATGGCTACATCATCACAGACCAGAA gcccctggggctggctgccGGCGTGCGGCTGCTGGAGCTCCTCGCCAAGCGCCTCCACCTCTCCACAGCCATCTTCATCAACATCAG TGTCGTGGGCTCTGCGCTCACCTTCCGCATCCGGCAGAACCCCCAGAATCTCTCACTGGCAGACGTGGCCAACCAGGCTG AGCACAtcaaggcagagctggaggcagaaCTGGGCCTGAAGATTGTGCAGACAGGAGTGGGAGAG CGAAATGAGGCTGCTGCCTACTCACGGCCATCCCACTTCAGGGACGGCTTCCACTCAGTGCTGCTGACCTTTATTGCGCTGGCCTGCGTGGCGGGCATCGCCATTGCAGCCGCCGCAGCCTTCTGCCTCAGGCGCCATGCCAAGCAGCGGGAGAAGGAGCGCCTGGCCGCCCTGGGGCCCGAGGGTGCTGCTGACACCACCTTTGAGTACCAG gagctgtgccGCCAGCACATGGCTGCCAAGTCACTCTTCGGCCGTGCTGAGGCACCGGCAGCACCGGCAGAGACCTCGCGGGTCAGCAGTGTCTCGTCCCAGTTCAGCGacgccccacagcccagccccagctcccacagcagcaCGCCCTCCTGGTGCGAGGAGCCCGTCCAGTCCAACATGGATATCTCCACTGGACACATGATCCTG gCCTACATGGAGGACCATCTTCGCAACCGGGACCGGCTGGCCAAGGAGTGGCAGGCTCTCTGCGCCTACCAGGCTGAGCCCAGCGTCTGCTCCATTGCCCAGAGTGAAGCCAACCTGAAGAAGAACCGCAACCCTGACTACGTGCCGT ATGACCATGTGCGGATCAAGCTGAAAGCTGAGAGCAACCCATCCCGCAGTGATTTCATCAATGCCAGCCCAATC aTCGAGCACGACCCACGTATGCCAGCATACATCGCAACGCAGGGGCCGCTGTCCCACACCATTGCAGACTTCTGGCAG ATGGTGTGGGAGCATGGCTGCACTGTCATCGTCATGCTGAGCCCGCTGGCTGAGGACAGCGTCAAGCAGTGTGACCGCTACTGGCCAGACGAAGGCTCCTCTCTCTACCACATCTACGAG GTGAACCTGGTGTCGGAGCACATCTGGTGCGAGGACTTCCTGGTGCGCAGCTTCTACCTGAAGAACGTGCAGTCGCAGGAGACCCGCACCCTGACACAGTTCCACTTCCTCAGCTGGCCAGCCGAGGGCATCCCCACCACCACCCGGCCCCTCCTTGACTTCCGCAG GAAAGTGAACAAGTGCTACCGGGGTCGCTCCTGCCCTATTATTGTGCACTGCAG TGACGGTGCTGGCAGGACTGGGACGTACATCCTTGTTGATATGGTCCTGAACCGAATGGCCAAAG GGGTGAAGGAGATAGACATAGCTGCTACACTGGAGCACATCCGAGACCAGCGACCCGGCATGGTGCAGACCAAG GACCAGTTTGAGTTTGCATTGACGGCTGTGGCTGAGGAAGTGAATGCCATCCTGAAGGCACTGCCACAGTGA